From Oryza sativa Japonica Group chromosome 4, ASM3414082v1, one genomic window encodes:
- the LOC4336203 gene encoding uncharacterized protein, whose translation MGKKQKKPRKGKEKTERKTAKGEEKRARREARKVGEEDDIDAILRSIQKEEAKKKEVHIDENVPAPSPRSNCSLTINPLKDTELVLYGGEFYNGSKTFVYGDLYRYDVEKNEWKLVSSPNSPPPRSAHQTVAWKNNIYMFGGEFTSPNQERFHHYKDFWSLDLKTNQWEQILAKGCPSARSGHRMVLYKHKIVLFGGFYDTLREVRYYNDLHVFDLDNFKWEEIKPRPGCLWPSPRSGFQLMVYQDQIYLYGGYFKEVVSSDKSASEKGTVHADMWTLDPRTWEWNKVKKTGMPPGPRAGFSMCVHKKRAVLFGGVVDMEIEGDVIMSMFMNELYGFQLDNHRWYPLELRKDKPAKNKTKDIKRKEPSNNVEDNLGNEEDEIMEDSETTGGQSEVHGVSNHLTKSLTLNKAGSGNSSDILSDSTTQEVLPEAVKPGGRINACLAVGKDTLYLYGGMMELKDREITLDDMYSLNLSKLDEWKCIIPASESEWLEISEDEDDEDDDDDDNENDSEDDANQTDEDDEESDEDAEKNVDMSTAVSLIKGERKNLRRKEKRARIEQIRVMLGLSDSQRTPMPGESLKDFYKRTDMYWQMAAYEHTQHTGKELRKDGFDLAETRYKELKPILDELAVLEAEQKAEEEASASTSSKKDTKKSKQKSGMR comes from the exons atggggaagaagcagaagaagcccaggaaggggaaggagaagacggagcggaagacGGCCAAGGGCGAGGAGAAGCGCGCCCGCCGCGAGGCCCGGAAggtcggcgaggaggacgacatCGACGCCATCCTC AGGAGCATACAAAAGGAGGAGGCTAAGAAGAAGGAGGTACATATAGATGAGAATGTCCCTGCACCATCTCCCCGGTCCAATTGCTCG CTTACAATAAATCCCCTGAAAGATACAGAATTGGTTCTGTATGGAGGAGAGTTCTACAATGGCAGCAAG ACCTTTGTTTATGGTGATCTTTATCGCTACGATGTAGAGAAAAATGAGTGGAAGTTGGTATCTAGTCCTAACAGTCCTCCTCCACGAAGTGCTCACCAAACAGTTGCCTGGAAGAATAATATATACATGTTTG GTGGGGAATTCACTTCGCCAAACCAAGAACGTTTTCATCATTACAAG GACTTTTGGTCATTGGATCTAAAAACAAATCAATGGGAGCAAATTCTTGCGAAGGGTTGTCCAAGTGCACGTTCAGGGCACAGGATG GTCCTCTATAAGCACAAGATCGTGCTATTTGGTGGTTTTTATGACACTCTTAGGGAAGTGAG ATACTACAATGACTTACATGTTTTTGATTTAGATAATTTCAAG TGGGAGGAGATCAAGCCTCGCCCTGGGTGCTTGTGGCCAAGTCCAAGAAGTGGCTTTCAGCTAATGGTATACCAAGATCAG ATATATCTGTATGGCGGATATTTTAAAGAAGTAGTTTCTTCTGACAAATCTGCATCAGAAAAAGGAACAGTTCATGCAGATATGTGGACTCTTGATCCTCGTACTTGGGAGTGGAATAAG GTTAAGAAAACTGGGATGCCACCTGGCCCCAGAGCTGGGTTTTCTATGTGCGTTCACAAGAAAAGGGCTGTTCTTTTCGGTGGTGTGGTAGATATGGAAATTGAAG GGGATGTCATTATGAGCATGTTTATGAATGAGCTCTATGGTTTCCAGCTGGACAACCATCGCTG GTATCCTTTAGAGCTCAGGAAAGACAAGCCTGCTAAAAATAAG ACAAAGGACATCAAAAGAAAAGAACCATCGAACAATGTGGAAGATAATCTTGGTAATGAGGAGGATGAGATCATGGAGGACTCAGAAACTACTGGAGGGCAATCCGAAGTCCATGGGGTTTCGAATCACTTGACCAAGAGTCTAACCTTAAATAAAGCTGGCTCAGGCAATAGCTCTGATATTCTCTCTGATTCGACAACACAAGAAGTACTCCCAGAG GCAGTGAAACCCGGTGGTCGGATCAATGCATGCTTGGCTGTAGGGAAAGATACACTCTATTTATATGGAGGAATGATGGAATTGAAAGATAGAGAAATTACTCTTGATGATATGTATTCACTTAACCTTAGCAAACTAGATGAGTGGAAGTGTATCATACCG GCATCTGAATCTGAATGGCTAGAAATTTCTGAAGAtgaggatgatgaagatgatgatgatgatgataatgagAATGATAGCGAGGATGACGCTAATCAGACcgatgaagatgatgaagag TCTGATGAAGATGCCGAGAAGAATGTCGATATGTCCACTGCTGTATCGCTAATAAAGGGTGAACGTAAGAACTTGCGAAGAAAAGAGAAGCGTGCTCGGATAGAGCAAATTCGGGTTATGCTCGGTCTTTCTGATTCTCAAAGGACTCCAATG CCAGGAGAGTCACTAAAAGATTTCTACAAGAGAACGGATATGTACTGGCAGATGGCTGCATATGAGCACACTCAACACACTGGAAAG GAGCTCCGCAAAGATGGTTTTGATCTTGCCGAAACTCGATATAAGGAACTGAAACCCATACTCGACGAG CTGGCTGTGCTCGAGGCTGAACAGAAAGCTGAGGAAGAGGCTAGTGCTTCCACTAGTTCCAAGAAAGACACGAAGAAAAGCAAGCAGAAGAGTGGCATGAGATAG
- the LOC112938772 gene encoding uncharacterized protein isoform X1, with product MRPARSRRSGGPRGGGSGRAGRVARPSRHSSAMEPEREEALQVCEAARGHLVDSRLADERRWSATVSSPSSSPPDKRRIWLRGHRKQIIGDYLIEARAAFAAAAPLNGECGDHSAATTALGLVEAVLELSPRMEAALELRACSLLAFRRYRGVADMLRDYIPSCTKPTCFLCCFDISNLKHRVLADGEAAAHRRRWAQAAGGGAMRGRRPAGSPYAAPPTAAAITADARRRGTAGGREGREMRKREKRGKERGV from the exons ATGCGGCCTGCACGAAGTCGCCGTAGCGGAGGACCTCGCGGCGGAGGTTCTGGTCGAGCGGGTCGAGTAGCCCGTCCCAGCCGCCACTCGTCGGCGATGGAGCCCGAGCGTGAGGAGGCACTGCAGGTGTGCGAGGCTGCGCGGGGACATCTCGTCGACAGCCGGCTTGCGGACGAACGGCGGTGGTCGGCGACGGTGTCCTCGCCGTCTTCTTCCCCTCCTGACAAGAGAAGGATTTGGCTCCGCGGACACCGAAAG CAGATCATCGGCGACTACCTCATTGAGGCACGGGCTGCtttcgctgccgccgcgccgctcaatGGGGAATGTGGCGACCACTCAGCGGCCACGACGGCGCTTGGACTAGTGGAAGCAGTGCTAGAGTTGTCGCCGCGCATGGAGGCCGCTCTCGAGCTCCGGGCGTGCTCTCTCCTCGCGTTCCGCCGCTACCGCGGCGTCGCTGACATGCTCCGCGACTACATCCCCAGCTGCACCAAGCCTACATGCTTCCTCTGCTGCTTCGACATATCCAACCTCAAGcaccgcgtcctcgccgacggggaggcggcggcgcaccgcaGGCGGTGGGCGCAAGCTGCGGGGGGAGGAGCTATGCGtggacggcgaccggcggggaGCCCGTACGCCGctccccccaccgccgccgccatcaccgccgaTGCCCGCCGCCGAGGCACTGCCGGCggcagagaagggagagagatgaggaagagagagaagaggggaaaagagagaggagtttGA
- the LOC112938772 gene encoding uncharacterized protein isoform X2: protein MRPARSRRSGGPRGGGSGRAGRVARPSRHSSAMEPEREEALQVCEAARGHLVDSRLADERRWSATVSSPSSSPPDKRRIWLRGHRKIIGDYLIEARAAFAAAAPLNGECGDHSAATTALGLVEAVLELSPRMEAALELRACSLLAFRRYRGVADMLRDYIPSCTKPTCFLCCFDISNLKHRVLADGEAAAHRRRWAQAAGGGAMRGRRPAGSPYAAPPTAAAITADARRRGTAGGREGREMRKREKRGKERGV from the exons ATGCGGCCTGCACGAAGTCGCCGTAGCGGAGGACCTCGCGGCGGAGGTTCTGGTCGAGCGGGTCGAGTAGCCCGTCCCAGCCGCCACTCGTCGGCGATGGAGCCCGAGCGTGAGGAGGCACTGCAGGTGTGCGAGGCTGCGCGGGGACATCTCGTCGACAGCCGGCTTGCGGACGAACGGCGGTGGTCGGCGACGGTGTCCTCGCCGTCTTCTTCCCCTCCTGACAAGAGAAGGATTTGGCTCCGCGGACACCGAAAG ATCATCGGCGACTACCTCATTGAGGCACGGGCTGCtttcgctgccgccgcgccgctcaatGGGGAATGTGGCGACCACTCAGCGGCCACGACGGCGCTTGGACTAGTGGAAGCAGTGCTAGAGTTGTCGCCGCGCATGGAGGCCGCTCTCGAGCTCCGGGCGTGCTCTCTCCTCGCGTTCCGCCGCTACCGCGGCGTCGCTGACATGCTCCGCGACTACATCCCCAGCTGCACCAAGCCTACATGCTTCCTCTGCTGCTTCGACATATCCAACCTCAAGcaccgcgtcctcgccgacggggaggcggcggcgcaccgcaGGCGGTGGGCGCAAGCTGCGGGGGGAGGAGCTATGCGtggacggcgaccggcggggaGCCCGTACGCCGctccccccaccgccgccgccatcaccgccgaTGCCCGCCGCCGAGGCACTGCCGGCggcagagaagggagagagatgaggaagagagagaagaggggaaaagagagaggagtttGA
- the LOC4336202 gene encoding very-long-chain 3-oxoacyl-CoA reductase 1 — MDALSAQPAWALALAGVGLMVAATASARLARWLYAAFLRPGKPLRRRYGEWAVVTGATDGIGRALAFRFAGAGMSLVLVGRSPDKLAAVSGEIRGKHPRAEVRTFVLDFAAEGLAAKVAALGDSIRGLDVGVLVNSAGMSYPYARYFHEVDEELMRNLIRLNVEALTRVTHAVLPGMVERKRGAIVNIGSGASSILPSYPLYSVYAATKAYVDQFSRCLYVEYKNKGIDVQCQVPLYAATKMASIKKASFFAPSPETYARAAVRYIGYEPRCTPYWPHAVLWFLISAFPEPIVDRLLLNMSVGIRKRGMAKDARKKTQ, encoded by the exons ATGGACGCGCTGTCCGCGCAGCCGGCGTGGGCGCTGGCGCTGGCCGGGGTGGGCCTCATGGTGGCCGCGACCGCCTCGGCGCGCCTCGCGCGGTGGCTCTACGCGGCGTTCCTCCGCCCGGGGAAGCCCCTGCGCCGCCGGTACGGCGAGTGGGCGGTCGTCACGGGCGCCACGGACGGCATCGGCCGCGCGCTCGCGTTCCGCTTCGCGGGCGCCGGGATGAGCCTCGTGCTCGTGGGCCGCAGCCCCGACAAGCTGGCCGCGGTCTCCGGGGAGATCAGGGGGAAGCACCCCAGGGCCGAGGTCCGCACCTTCGTGCTCGACTTCGCCGCCGAGGGCCTCGCCGCCAAGGTGGCCGCGCTCGGGGACTCCATCCGCGGGCTCGACGTCGGCGTGCTCGTCAACAGCGCCGGCATGTCGTACCCGTACGCGCGCTACTTCCACGAGGTGGACGAGGAGCTGATGCGCAACCTCATCCGCCTCAACGTCGAGGCGCTCACCCGGGTCACCCACGCCGTGCTCCCAGGCATGGTGGAGCGCAAGCGCGGCGCCATCGTCAACATCGGCTCCGGCGCCTCCTCCATCCTGCCGTCCTACCCGCTCTACAGCGTCTACGCCGCCACCAAGGC GTATGTTGATCAATTCTCGAGATGCCTCTATGTTGAGTACAAGAACAAAGGCATCGATGTGCAATGCCAG GTACCCCTGTACGCGGCGACGAAGATGGCGTCCATCAAGAAGGCGTCCTTcttcgcgccgtcgccggagacgtacgcccgcgccgccgtgcgctaCATCGGGTACGAGCCGAGGTGCACGCCCTACTGGCCGCACGCGGTGCTGTGGTTCCTCATCTCCGCGTTCCCGGAGCCCATCGTGGACAGGCTCCTCCTCAACATGTCCGTCGGCATCCGCAAGAGGGGCATGGCCAAGGACGCCAGGAAGAAGACGCAGTGA
- the LOC112938732 gene encoding putative F-box protein At1g67390 — MSLSDLPDEALLVILNKLDTREAVRCSVLSRRWRRVPGMLPNIELDVDSFTPDHDDGFTSTLSDAARNNYAMVSAVQSLLSHESRHDIRRLDLSFFSRDESVGIIHAIDDAMARGRRILDLRFDVLSEKSYMECPDSDRVKQGRRLLHCFDRYPRVFAGLTSLHLECVTVQGPRFSDVITACEKLIDLSLVRCNFGKETALTIQHEQLSMINLEFCTCDTVELEWLPKLSELSMSVWFWSPRQYPLVFGHAPRLQRLELTHAGLVHSKVLRLSKLLDNCTSLRELWLDFECEKVTDHHCVPLEEELLERMFICEKNNINWEPSNFKHNNLTKLIIYGFRPENRFMSYIRRVMKAAVNLDEISLHDDRCEICESYYPITRYPHTKKERDLVKRAINEGRTSPIKSIQFFHTSEARTIKIID, encoded by the exons ATGAGCCTGAGCGATCTGCCGGACGAGGCCCTGCTCGTCATCCTGAACAAGCTGGACACACGGGAGGCCGTGAGATGCAGCGTCCTCTCGAGGCGGTGGAGACGCGTCCCCGGCATGCTCCCCAACATCGAGCTGGACGTCGACTCGTTCACGCCCGACCACGACGACGGCTTCACGTCCACGCTATCCGACGCCGCGAGGAACAACTACGCGATGGTGAGCGCGGTGCAGAGCCTCCTGTCGCACGAGAGCCGGCACGACATCCGCCGTCTGGACCTGAGCTTCTTCTCGAGGGACGAGTCCGTCGGGATCATCCACGCCATCGACGACGCCATGGCCCGCGGCCGCAGAATCCTCGACCTGCGGTTCGACGTCTTGTCAGAGAAGTCATATATGGAATGCCCGGACAGTGACAGGGTCAAGCAAGGGAGGCGCCTTCTTCACTGCTTCGACCGCTATCCACGCGTGTTTGCTGGCCTCACCAGCCTGCACCTGGAGTGCGTCACCGTGCAAGGACCCCGCTTCTCCGACGTGATCACCGCCTGCGAGAAGCTCATCGACCTCTCCCTTGTCCGCTGCAACTTTGGAAAGGAGACGGCGCTAACGATCCAACACGAGCAGCTCAGCATGATAAACCTCGAGTTCTGCACATGTGACACCGTCGAGCTTGAGTGGCTCCCGAAGTTATCGGAGCTGTCGATGTCCGTCTGGTTTTGGTCGCCGCGTCAGTATCCGCTGGTGTTTGGCCATGCTCCTCGGCTCCAGCGGCTAGAGCTAACTCATGCCGGTTTAGTTCATTCCAAAGTGCTCCGGTTGAGCAAGCTACTTGACAATTGTACAAGCCTTCGCGAACTGTGGTTGGACTTCGAATGCGAAAAA GTAACGGACCATCACTGTGTGCCCCTTGAGGAAGAGCTGCTAGAGAGAATGTTCATTTGCGAGAAAAACAATATAAATTGGGAACCATCTAATTTCAAGCACAACAATTTGACGAAGCTCATCATTTATGGCTTTCGACCTGAAAATAGATTCATGAGCTACATAAGAAGGGTCATGAAGGCAGCAGTGAATTTGGATGAAATATCATTGCACGATGATAGGTGTGAGATTTGTGAATCTTATTATCCAATTACACGATATCCACATACTAAAAAAGAGAGGGATTTGGTAAAGAGAGCTATCAATGAGGGAAGAACGTCCCCTATCAAAAGTATTCAATTTTTTCACACATCAGAAGCTAGAACTATCAAAATCATTGATTGA